A segment of the Flavobacterium azooxidireducens genome:
AATTGCTGTCAATGGATTTTCTGTTTTATTACTTCGTAAAGATGCGGCTCATAATTTGAATATGAAGTCGGCTTATTTGCATTTATTTACTGATATGATGGCTTCTGTTGCGGTTTTAACCGGCGGATTATTAATGAAATTCTATCAAATTTATTGGGTTGATAGTGTGATGACATTGCTGATTGCTGTTTACTTAATCATTGTTGGTTTCGATTTATTTATAAAATCCACCAAAATGTTGATGTTGTTTACACCGGATACCATCGACATTAAAGAAATTGTTAGAGAAGTGCATCAAATCAAAGGAGTTGGAAAATTACACCACATTCACGTTTGGCATTTAAACGAAGAAGAATTGCATTTAGAAGCTCATTTAGACTGTGCCGCAGACATCAAAATGAGTGAATTCAACGATTTATTGCATGAAATTGAAGAAGTGCTTTATGAAAAATTCGACATTAACCATGTGAATATTCAACCTGAATTTCAAAAAGTGGACCCGAAGGATTTTATTGTGCAGGATTGATACTACTCTTACTAAAAAAGAAATCACATTTTACCAATATAAATAACTATAATGAATCAAATTCAATATATTCAAAACGCCACACAACTTCCTGTTAAAGGAATTGAAAATACGTTACAACTTCTTTCAGAAGACTGCACAATTCCCTTCATTTCCCGATACCGAAAAGATCAAACCGGCAATTTAGATGAAGTTCAAATCGAGCAAATTTTCAAGCTCAACAAACAATTTGAAGAAATTGTAAAGCGAAAAGAATCTATTTTAAAAGCAATTGTAGAGCAAGGACAACTTTCACCTGAATTAAAATTGAAAATTGAAAATTCTTTTGATTTACAAGAAATAGAAGATTTCTACTTACCCTACAAAAAAAAGAAAAAAACCAAAGCTGATGCTGCACGTGAAAAAGGACTAGAACCTTTAGCG
Coding sequences within it:
- a CDS encoding cation diffusion facilitator family transporter; amino-acid sequence: MSTNPKIHKHNVTGKNLILSILLNTLITIAQVIGGIISGSLALISDALHNFSDVLSLIFSLVAHKLSRRKASISHTFGYKRAELIAAFINASTLIVVAFILIYHAIIKLAHPEPIESSLVIWLALLGIAVNGFSVLLLRKDAAHNLNMKSAYLHLFTDMMASVAVLTGGLLMKFYQIYWVDSVMTLLIAVYLIIVGFDLFIKSTKMLMLFTPDTIDIKEIVREVHQIKGVGKLHHIHVWHLNEEELHLEAHLDCAADIKMSEFNDLLHEIEEVLYEKFDINHVNIQPEFQKVDPKDFIVQD